The DNA region GATGACGAGTTCACCGCGGACGATGGACCACCACGGCATGGCGATGGTGATGCGCTCGGCGGTGAAGAAGGGCGCGTCGGCCGGCGTGAGGCCGGCGATGCGCAGCCGATCGACGACGAACTCGCCGCGCAGGAGGCGGACCGAGAGGCCGCCGATCGACAGCGGGCGCTGAAGCCGCTTGCTTCCCTCGAGCTCGGCGTACTCGCGCAGGCCCGGACCGAGATCGATGGCGAGCAGCGAGACCACCGCGGCGGCGACCGTCGCGACCAGCAGCGCGGAGGCGCGCTTGCTCAGGTGCCACACGAAGCGGCGCTTGCGGCCGCGCTCGCGCGGCGGGCGCGATTGCGGCGCCGGGTCCGGCGCCGGAGTGGCGTCGGGGGGGCCGGCCGGGGTGGGCTCGTCGGCCACGCTCACTCCACGACCACGAGCGGGCGCCCGGCCTCGACCGACTCGCCGGCCCGCACGAGGACCTCGCGCACCATGCCTGCCCGGCCTGCCGAGAGCGCGTTCTCCATCTTCATGGCCTCGATGACCACGAGGGGCTGGCGAGCCTCGACGAGATCGCCGACCGCGACCGGCACGCGCAGGACCTTGCCGGGCATCGGCGCGACGAGGCGCAGTGGCCCGCCGGCCGCGGCGCCGCTGCCGGCGGACCGACGAGCGCGGGTCGACGCCAGGGCGGGCAGTCGCCGGCCGTCCACGTGCACCAGGCGCTCGCCCGGCTGCGCGCCGCCCTCGACGACCATGTCGAGCATCGCGCCGTCGGGCAGGCGCAGGCTGAGTCGTCCATGTCCCAGATCACGGACGTCGCAGGACAGCGCGCGGCCGTCGAGGTGCAGGTCGAGCGTGCCGGCGTTGGCGCCGGCAACGATGGTGACCTCGCTGACCTGCCCGTCGAGCTCGATGTGAAGGCGCATGCCCACCGGGCAATTCTACTTTCTGAGGGCGGCCTGCCTGGCCGCGGCAGCCCAGCCGCCGCGTGTCGAGCTGCGCGGCTGGGCCGCCGCGGCGGCAGGCCGCTGGCTGGCAAGGAACGCCGAGGCGGCCACGGCCAGCACCGCGGCCTCGCGGTGGCCGTCGCCGGCGGGCGCGAACGGCTCGCCGGCACGCCGCTCCAGCTCGGTGTCGAGCATCGTGGTGTCGAGCTCGCCGCGCACGAACGAGGGCTGCTCCAGCATCCAGCGGAAGAAGGGCAGCGTGGTCGGGATGCCGCCCACGTGGTACTCCGACAGGGCCCGCAGCATGCGCGTCCGCGCCTGCTCGCGGTCGGCGCCCCAGGCCACGAGCTTGGAAATCATCGAGTCGTAGTGGATGGGCACCTCGAACCCGACGTCGACGCCGCCGTCGTCGCGGATGCCCGGCCCGCCGGGGACGTGCAGCGAGGTGATGCGACCGGGCCGCGGCATGAAGCGCTGGTCGGGATCCTCGGCGTAGACCCGGCACTCGATGGCGTGGCCGCGCGGCACGAGTGCCTGCTCGGGCGGGACCGTGAGGCGCTCGCCGCGGGCGATGCGGATCTGCCACTGCACCAGGTCCACGCCCGTGACCATCTCGGTGACCGGGTGCTCCACCTGCAGCCGCGTGTTCATCTCGAGGAAGTAGAACCGGTCCTCGGCATCGACGAGGAACTCGATCGTCCCGGCGTTGGTGTAGCCGACGGTGCGCGCGACCGAGGCCGCCGCCTCGGCCATGCGTGCGCGCAGCTCGACACTCATGCGCGGCGCGGGCGACTCCTCGATCACCTTCTGGTGGCGCCGCTGCACCGAGCACTCGCGCTCGACGAACGGCAGGACCGTGCCGTGCTGGTCGGCGAGCAGCTGGATCTCGACGTGCCGGGGGCGCAGGAGGCGGCGCTCGAAGTACACCGCCGCGTCGCCGAACGCGCCGAGGGCCTCCGACCGCGCGGTGTGCACGGCGTCGACGAGCGCCGCCGCGCTGCGCACCTCGCGCATGCCCTTGCCGCCGCCGCCGGCCACCGCCTTGACCATCAGCGGGTAGCCGACCGCGTCGGCGAGCCGTTGGACCTCGGCGTCGGGAACGTCGGCCAGCACGGGCGTCTGCGTGCCCGGCACGACCGGTGCGCCGGCGGCGATGGCCGCATCGCGGGCGGCGGTCTTGCTGCCCATGCGGGCGATGACGGCCGGCGTCGGGCCGATGAACGTCAGCCCGGCGTCGACGCAGGCCTGCGCGAAGTCCTCGTTCTCGGCCAGGAACCCGTAGCCGGGATGCACGGCGTCGGTGCCGCTCGCCTTCGCGATGGCGATCAGCTTGTCGATGCGGAGGTAGGTCTCGCCGGGCGCATTGCCCTGCAACGGGAACGCGCGATCGGCATAGCGCACGTGCCGCGCCTCGCGATCGACCTCGGAGTACACGGCGACCGTGCCGATGCCCATCTCGCGACAGGCCCGCATCACGCGGACGGCGATCTCGCCACGGTTGGCGATCAGGATGGTCTTCATCGGTCGGCCTTCGTCACTGGGCCTTCCGCCTTCGCCAAGGCTTCGGCGGACAAGTCGTCATTGCAGACTCGCCGATGGGCGCCTCTGGCGCGCGGCGAGTTCGGCCGTCGGCCTTCGAAGCCGGCCTGCGCGGCGGCAATGGCCTTCGACATTCCCGGCATTCGCGGCATCGCGGCAGCTCTCGCTGTGGGCGCGCGTCGCGCGCTCACAGCGGAATGTTCCCGTGCTTCTTCGGCGGCATCGTCTCGCGCTTGCCGTGCAGGCGCTCGAGCGCGCGACAGATGCGCATCCGCGTGGTGCGCGGGGCGATGACCTCGTCGAGGAAGCCGCGCGTCGCCGCGACGTACGGATTGGCGAACGCCTCGCGGAACTCCTCCACGCGCGCCGCCCGTGCCGCCACCGGGTCGGCAGCCGTCTCGATCTCGCGCTTGTAGAGGATGTTGACGGCGCCCTCGGGACCCATCACGGCGAGTTCCGCCGTCGGCCAGGCGAGGTTGACGTCGGTGCGCAGGTGCTTGCTCGACATCACGCAGTACGCGCCGCCGTAGGCCTTGCGGGTCACCACCGTGATCTTCGGGACGGTGGCCTCGGCGTAGGCGTAGAGCAGCTTCGCGCCGTGCCTGATGATGCCGCCGAACTCCTGCACGGTGCCGGGCAGGAACCCGGGCACGTCCTCGAAGGTCACCAGCGGGATGTTGAAGGCGTCGCAGAAGCGCACGAAGCGCGCGCCCTTCACCGAGGCGTCGATGTCGAGGACGCCGGCCAGGTGGGCCGGCTGGTTGGCGACGATGCCGACCGGGCGGCCGCCCATGCGCGCGAAGCCGACGACGAGGTTCCTGGCGAAGTGCTGCTGCACTTCGAGGAACACCCCCTCGTCGACGATCGCGCCGATCACCTCGTGCATGTCGTAGGGCTGCATCGCCGAGGCCGGCACGATGGTGTCGAGCTCGGGCGCCTCGCGATCGCTCGGATCGGTGGTCGGGGCGACCGGCGGGTCGTCGACGTTGTTGGACGGCAGGTACGACAGCAGGTCGCGCACCAGCGCGAGGGCCGCGTCGTCGTCGGCCACCGCGAAGTGGGCGACGCCGCTGCGCGCGTTGTGGGTCATGGCGCCACCGAGTTCCTCCTTGGTGACGTCCTCGTGGGTGACCGTCCGGATGACGTCGGGCCCGGTCACGAACATGTAGCTCGTGGCCTCGGTCATCACGGTGAAGTCGGTGATCGCCGGCGAGTAGACGGCGCCGCCGGCGCAGGGCCCGAGGATGGCCGAGATCTGCGGCACCACGCCCGAGGCGAGCGTGTTGCGCAGGAAGATGTCGGCGTACCCGGCCAGCGACGCCACCCCTTCCTGGATGCGGGCGCCGCCCGAGTCGTTGAGGCCGACGATGGGGGCACCCACCTTCACGGCCTGATCCATGATCTTGCAGATCTTGGCGGCGTTGGTCTCCGACAGCGACCCGCCGAAGACCGTGAAGTCCTGCGCGAAGGCGTACACCACGCGCCCGTCCACGCACCCGCTGCCGCAGACCACGCCGTCGCCGGGGATCTGCTGCGCTTCCATCCCGAAATCGCGGCAGCGATGGACGACGAGCTTGTCGACTTCCTCGAACGTGCCGGGGTCGAAGAGGCGCTCGATGCGCTCGCGGGCGGTGAGCTTGCCCGCCGCGTGCTGGCGGGCGATGCGATCGGCGCCGCCGCCGAGCTCGGCGCGGTGCTCGAGCTCGGCGAAGCGCGCGGACGGGCTCTGGTGGGCCATGGGCTACTTCTGCTGCGCTTTCTCCCAGTCCTTCAGGAACCGCTCGAGGCCGATGTCGGTGAGCGGGTGCTTGAAGAGCGCCTCGATGACCGCGGGCGGGCAGGTGCAGATGTCGGCGCCGAGCTTGGCGGCCTCGATGATGTGCAGCGGCCCGCGGGTGCTCGCCACGAGCACCTGCGTGGTGAACTCGTAGTTGTCGTAGATCTCGACGATGTCCTCGATGAGCCCCATGCCATCGTGGCCGATGTCGTCGAGGCGGCCGACGAACGGGCTGACGAAGTAGGCGCCGACCTTGGCGGCGATGAGGGCCTGGGCGGCCGAGAACACCAGCGTCACGTTGACGCGCGTGCCCTCGTCGCTGAGCGTCTTGCAGGCCTGCACGCCGGCGGGCGTGAATGGCACCTTCACGACGATGTGCTCGGAGATCTCGCGCAGCTCGCGCCCTTCGCGGAGCATGCCCTCGAGGTCGGTGGCGACCACCTCGCCGCTCACCGGGCCCTGCACGATGTCGCAGATCTCCTTGAGGATGGCCCTGGGGTCCTGCTTCTCCTTGGCCATGAGCGACGGATTGGTGGTGACGCCGTCCACGATCCCGAGCGCATGCAGCCGCTTGATGTCCGCGATGTTGCCTGTATCGACGAAGAACTTCATGTCTGCTCCTCTCGGCCGGGCTCGCCTGCCCCGACCGAAGTCGAGGGAAGAGCCGGCCCTTCCCACACCAGCCGCTACGAGGCGGCGATCACCGGGTTGCGCAGCGCGCCGATGCCCTCGACGTCCACCACGATTTCGTCGCCGGCCTGCAGCGGACCGATGCCGGCCGGCGTCCCGGTCGACACGACGTCCCCAGGCAGCAGCGTCATGATCCGCGAGATGTACGCGATGAGCATGGCCACGGGGAAGATCAGCTCCCGCGTGCTCGAGTCCTGCCGGACCACGCCGTTCAGCGTGCCGGTCACCCGCAGGTCCGCCGGCGAGAGGCCGGTGGCGATGCACGGGCCGAGCGGCGCGAACGTGTCGAAGCCCTTCGCCCGGGTGTAGCGCCCGTCCTTCTTCTGCAGGTCACGCGCCGTGACGTCGTTCATGCACGTGTAGCCGAGCACGTGCGTCATCGCCTCGGCCTCGGACACCCGCGTCGCGCGGCGGCCGATCACCACGGCCAGTTCCGACTCGTAGTCGACGCGGCCGACGCCCTCGGGGATGACGATGGCGTCGCCAGGGTCGACGATCGCACTCGACGGCTTGAGGAAGATCAGCGGCTCGGCCGGCAGCGGCTTGCCCTGCTCGGCGGCGTGGTCCTTGTAGTTCAGGCCGATGCACACGATCTTCGATGGCGTCACGGGCGCCAGCACCTGCGACGGCGCCGCCACCTCGGCACCGGCGCGCCAGGCCCCGAAGATGTCGCCCTCGAGGGCGCGGAACGCGCCGCCCTCCTCCACCACGTACCCGTCCGGGGTCCTGAAGATCTTCGCCATCAACCCTCTGTGTCGGCCGTCGGCCGTCGGATGCTCGGAGCCTTCACGATGGCCGACCACCGGTCCGCCGAAGCATCGGCGAAGGCGGAAGGCCGAACGACGAAGGCCGTCTGTGTCGATGCCTGCCTACCTGGCGCTCTCCCGGACCCTGTTGCTCTCCGGGCTGGCATTGGCCGGCGTCGCCTTGTCGACCGCGACAACGGCATAGATGTACACCACGCCGGGCTGCGCCGTGGTGTCGCGGAACGTCGACTCGGTCACCGGTGCCTCGGTGATCGGCTTGAGCGCCTCGCCTTCCACGCCGCGCAGCACCAGATATCCCGCCAGGTCGGCGGCCGTGACCGGCTCCCAGATCAGCGACACACCGCCGCCGCTGCCCACCGCGACCAGGCCGGTCGGCGCCGGAGGCGGATAGGTGTCGACGGCGGTCACGCAGGCCGGCGGCGACAGCGGGCTCTCGATCGTGACCTTGCCCTGCTGCTCGACGGTGCGGACGGCGTAGCACCGCGGCGTGCCGAACGTGATGCGGGGGTCGGTGAAGCTCCCCGTCTCGAGGGGCGTCGCATTCAACGCCGCTGCCGGCACCGGGGTCGTCGCACCGGGCGCTGCGACCTCGTAGACGCGGTAGGTGTGCGGCGTGCCGTAGGTCACCAGGGGGCGCGCCGGCAGCAGTGCTTCGTCGGGCTTGGCCGACACGGCCTGCTTGAAGTCCTCGGCACTCACGGTGCGTTGCAGCGGCAGTTGCACTCCCGGTGGCGTCGCCCAGGTGACCGTCACCGACGAGGCGTCGTGGGTGACCGTCGGGGCGGGCGGCGCCGGGGGCGCCGCGGTCATCGGCACCGCGATTGGGGCCGAGGGCGCGCCGGCGGTCCCTCGCGTGGAGTAGGGAACGGTGATGTACGCGCGGGTCACCTGTGGCGACGGCTGCGGCCAGAGCAGGGTGCGTCCCGAGCCGTCGGTGGACGGCACCGGCGTGTCGTCCACCTCGTCGCCGACGGCCGCGCGCACCTTGGCGATCTTCTCGCTGTCAGGATGCTCGAAGACCGTCGATCGGATGGCGTCTGTGAGTGTCTCCTCCACCCGGACGACCTGCCCCTGCACGGGCCGTGGGTCGGCCACGGCAGGCGCGCCCGACGCATCGGCCGCCTTCTCCTTGGGGTCGGCGTCCTCGTCCTCGGGGGGAGGCGGGGGCTGGACCTCGACGCGTCCGACACGCGTCAGCAGGGTCTCGATCTCCCGGGTCGTCAGGGCGCGCCCCAGCGGCCCCTCGGCCTTGCCGGTCGCCGCGTATACGTCGACGTACGCGAGGTCGGCCGGGCTCGAGCTGTCGGCATTGCCCGTGGGGACCGTGAACTGGACGGCCACCGTGTCGCCGAGCCTCGAGGCAGAGACGTCCGAGATCAGAGCCGGGGCCGGGCGGAGCGGCGCCAGCGGCGGCCCCTTCTTCCCGCACGCCGCGGAGAGCGGGACCAGACTGGCGAGCAGGAAACCGAGCAGGAGCGGACGCGCAGGACTCACGGGCTCCCTATCCTACCCTGCACGCCGCGCCGGGCCGGGCTGGCTGGCCCGCAGCAGGCCGGTGCGGGGGAAACGACACCCGCCGGCACCGTCCTGTGCGGGCGACGTCGCGCTGCTGCTTCAGGGGGACAGCACCGGACGGCGGCGAGCTCGCACCACCGCCAGGCGATCACGATGCCGTGGCAGGCTTGTTGCAAAATCAAGGGTGGACCTGCGTCCGGAGTGCATCATGAAGAGCACAGTCAGCACCGCCATCGTCGCGGCCTTCCTCCTCGCCGGCGTGCCTGCCATCGTCGCCGGGCAGCGTCCCCGCAATCCGGGGGGCGACTCGGGTGGATCGTCGTCGGGTAGTTCGGGCGGGACGAGCACCGGCAGCGTCGCGGTCCCGCGAGACGGCGGCAGTACGCCGTGGGGCGGTGGCGGGTCGGGGGCTTCCCGGCCGAGTGAACCGGTCTCGCGTCCCTCCGGCGGCAGTCGCACCACGCGCGGGGGCGGCGGTGGAGGCGGCGGCCCCGTCTACGGCGGGGGCAGCGGCTCGGCACCCGGCTATTCGCGACCGCGCAACGGTGCTCCCGTCACCGGCTACGGCGTGCCCCGCGGCTCGGTGGCCACCCTGCCACCCATCATCTCGGGTCCGATCTACTGGGGTCCCGGCGACTGGTATTTCTACCCGTGGGGATACGGAGCCCTGGGCCTCGGCTACTTCTGGGATCCCTGGATGTGGAGCGGCATGGGTTACGGCTGGGGCGGCTACGGCTACCCGTGGGCCGACCCGTACTGGGGCGGCGGCGGCGGGGGCGGCCTCGGCGGCAGTACATACGCCCCGGCCGACAGCAGCCAGAACGCCACGCCCGATCCGTTCGACCCCGACGCCCCGACCGGCGGCGTGCGCCTGAAGGTGGAGCCACGCGATGCGGCGGTCTATGTCGACGGGTTCTACGCGGGCCTGGTCGACGACTTCGACGGCGCCATGCAGAAGCTGAAGATCACGCAGGGCTCGCACCGCATCGAACTGCGCCTGGCAGGGTACGAGACGGCCACCTTCACGGTGACGATCGTCGCCGGCGAGACGACCTCGTACAAGACCACGCTGAAGCGGCAATGAGCTAGCCTGTGGCGCATGCCGCCACGCCTGCTGGTGCACGTCCTGGGCCTCTGCAACGTCGTTGCAGGGGCCCTCGTCGCATTCGGCCCCGGGTTGCTGATGCCCGGCGCCGATGGCCTCGGGACCACCGCGGCCCGGGTGTTCGGCGGCTCGCTCGGCGCCTTCCTGGCTGGCAGCGCCGTCGGCGCCTGGCTGATGCCGTCGGGCGCACGGCGGCCGTACCTGTGGGTGTTCGGAGTGGGTGTCAAGGTGGTCGCCGCCGCCCTGTGGGGCACGCTCGCCGTGTCGAGCGGCATCACGCAGCTCTGGAGTGGCGCGGTGGTCGATCTCGCTGTCGCCGCGCTGGTGACGACGAGCCTGATGCGGCACGAAAGCCAGGCCTGAGGCTCGACGCGGGCGTTCGCCGTTCGCCCTTACCGTGCGCGCTGGAACAACCAGTACACGGGCACTCCGGTCGCGAGGATGGCGACGCCCGCCAGTGACGGCAATGGCTCGCGCCAGATCGCATTGACGACCATCGCGGCGCTCGCGACCACGAACAGTGCCGGCGCCACGGGATACCCGAGCGCCTTGAACGGACGCGGGGCGTCGGGTTCACGACGGCGCAGGACGAACAGCGCCAGGACGGCGATGCCGGCAAACAGCACCACCGTGAAGCCGGTGTAGTTGACCAACTGCGCGAAGGTCCCGGTCAGCACCAGCACCACGCACCACACCGCCTGCGCGACGATGGCGGCCAGCGGCGTCTGGGTCCTCGGGTTGACCTGGGCCGCAGCCCGCAGGAACAGGCCGTCGCGCGCCATCGCGTAGTACACGCGTGGCCCCGCGAACACGTTGGCGCTGATCGTCCCGAGCGCGATGAAGATGCCGACCACGACCAGCATCGTCGCGGCGCCGGGGCCGAACAGGACCTGTGCCGCAGCGTCGACGACGCGCACCTCCACGGCGGCCATGGCCTGCACGTCGAGGGCGTAGAGGTACACGACGTTCATCGCGACGAACAGCACGACGACCGCAATCGTCCCCATCGCGAGCGCCCGCGGCACGTTGCGTCCCGGATCCTTCACTTCCTCGGCGATGTAGGCGGCGGCGTTCCAGCCGGAGTAGCTGAACATCACCGGGATGAGCGCCAGCAGCAGGCCCGAGACCGTCCAGGTGGCGGTCGGCGACGCGATGAAGTGGGCGGTCGTGCCCTGCCCGAACGAGAGGCCAGCCGCGACGAAGACCACCAACGCCATCACCTTGACGAGCGCCAGCGCGTTCTGCACCACTCGCCCGGGCCCGAGCCCGAGCCCGTGCACCACCGACAGCGACACGATGATGACGATGGCCAGCAGCTGCTGAGGGGACAGGCTCAGCGAGATCACGCCGAGCGGCAGGCTCACCCAGGGCGTCGAGTTCCCGACGCCGGGGAAGAACCGGTCGAGCAGGCCGACGAGCCCCATCGACGTCGCGGCAATCGCCCCTGAGAAGCCGGCGACGAACGAGGCCCAGCCCGTGAGGAACGCCGCCAGCGGGCCGAAGGCCTCGCGCAGGTAGACGTACTCGCCGCCCGAGCGCGGGCGAAGCGCGGCGAGTTCGGCGTAGGCCATCGCGCCGGCGAACGCCAGGATGCCGCCAGCCAGCCACACGGCGAGCATGGCGCCCGGATGGCCCGCCATGCCGGCCACGATGGCGGGCATGAAGAGGATGCCGCTGCCGATGACGTTGGAGACGACGACGGCTGCCGCGTCGTACGCGGACAGGCGGCGCTCGAGGTGCGACGTCGCTGCCGACGGCACCGCTGCTTCTGAAGCCGGGCCGCGGCTCACTGCGCGGCCTTGGCAGGAGCCGGGGCGATCGCGAGCAGCTGTCGATCGACCACCTGCTCGGTCAGCTTGACCCACTGGTTGCCGCCCTGCTTGGCGAACACCTGCACGACGACGTCCTTGAACCCCTGGTGCTGGAACATCTGCACGCGAGCCTGCTCCCCCGAGTAGCCGAAGCGCGATCGCATCACG from Luteitalea sp. TBR-22 includes:
- the fsa gene encoding fructose-6-phosphate aldolase produces the protein MKFFVDTGNIADIKRLHALGIVDGVTTNPSLMAKEKQDPRAILKEICDIVQGPVSGEVVATDLEGMLREGRELREISEHIVVKVPFTPAGVQACKTLSDEGTRVNVTLVFSAAQALIAAKVGAYFVSPFVGRLDDIGHDGMGLIEDIVEIYDNYEFTTQVLVASTRGPLHIIEAAKLGADICTCPPAVIEALFKHPLTDIGLERFLKDWEKAQQK
- a CDS encoding acyl-CoA carboxylase subunit beta yields the protein MAHQSPSARFAELEHRAELGGGADRIARQHAAGKLTARERIERLFDPGTFEEVDKLVVHRCRDFGMEAQQIPGDGVVCGSGCVDGRVVYAFAQDFTVFGGSLSETNAAKICKIMDQAVKVGAPIVGLNDSGGARIQEGVASLAGYADIFLRNTLASGVVPQISAILGPCAGGAVYSPAITDFTVMTEATSYMFVTGPDVIRTVTHEDVTKEELGGAMTHNARSGVAHFAVADDDAALALVRDLLSYLPSNNVDDPPVAPTTDPSDREAPELDTIVPASAMQPYDMHEVIGAIVDEGVFLEVQQHFARNLVVGFARMGGRPVGIVANQPAHLAGVLDIDASVKGARFVRFCDAFNIPLVTFEDVPGFLPGTVQEFGGIIRHGAKLLYAYAEATVPKITVVTRKAYGGAYCVMSSKHLRTDVNLAWPTAELAVMGPEGAVNILYKREIETAADPVAARAARVEEFREAFANPYVAATRGFLDEVIAPRTTRMRICRALERLHGKRETMPPKKHGNIPL
- a CDS encoding APC family permease, translating into MPSAATSHLERRLSAYDAAAVVVSNVIGSGILFMPAIVAGMAGHPGAMLAVWLAGGILAFAGAMAYAELAALRPRSGGEYVYLREAFGPLAAFLTGWASFVAGFSGAIAATSMGLVGLLDRFFPGVGNSTPWVSLPLGVISLSLSPQQLLAIVIIVSLSVVHGLGLGPGRVVQNALALVKVMALVVFVAAGLSFGQGTTAHFIASPTATWTVSGLLLALIPVMFSYSGWNAAAYIAEEVKDPGRNVPRALAMGTIAVVVLFVAMNVVYLYALDVQAMAAVEVRVVDAAAQVLFGPGAATMLVVVGIFIALGTISANVFAGPRVYYAMARDGLFLRAAAQVNPRTQTPLAAIVAQAVWCVVLVLTGTFAQLVNYTGFTVVLFAGIAVLALFVLRRREPDAPRPFKALGYPVAPALFVVASAAMVVNAIWREPLPSLAGVAILATGVPVYWLFQRAR
- a CDS encoding fumarylacetoacetate hydrolase family protein, which produces MAKIFRTPDGYVVEEGGAFRALEGDIFGAWRAGAEVAAPSQVLAPVTPSKIVCIGLNYKDHAAEQGKPLPAEPLIFLKPSSAIVDPGDAIVIPEGVGRVDYESELAVVIGRRATRVSEAEAMTHVLGYTCMNDVTARDLQKKDGRYTRAKGFDTFAPLGPCIATGLSPADLRVTGTLNGVVRQDSSTRELIFPVAMLIAYISRIMTLLPGDVVSTGTPAGIGPLQAGDEIVVDVEGIGALRNPVIAAS
- a CDS encoding acetyl-CoA carboxylase biotin carboxyl carrier protein subunit; the protein is MRLHIELDGQVSEVTIVAGANAGTLDLHLDGRALSCDVRDLGHGRLSLRLPDGAMLDMVVEGGAQPGERLVHVDGRRLPALASTRARRSAGSGAAAGGPLRLVAPMPGKVLRVPVAVGDLVEARQPLVVIEAMKMENALSAGRAGMVREVLVRAGESVEAGRPLVVVE
- a CDS encoding PEGA domain-containing protein, coding for MKSTVSTAIVAAFLLAGVPAIVAGQRPRNPGGDSGGSSSGSSGGTSTGSVAVPRDGGSTPWGGGGSGASRPSEPVSRPSGGSRTTRGGGGGGGGPVYGGGSGSAPGYSRPRNGAPVTGYGVPRGSVATLPPIISGPIYWGPGDWYFYPWGYGALGLGYFWDPWMWSGMGYGWGGYGYPWADPYWGGGGGGGLGGSTYAPADSSQNATPDPFDPDAPTGGVRLKVEPRDAAVYVDGFYAGLVDDFDGAMQKLKITQGSHRIELRLAGYETATFTVTIVAGETTSYKTTLKRQ
- a CDS encoding acetyl/propionyl/methylcrotonyl-CoA carboxylase subunit alpha, which encodes MKTILIANRGEIAVRVMRACREMGIGTVAVYSEVDREARHVRYADRAFPLQGNAPGETYLRIDKLIAIAKASGTDAVHPGYGFLAENEDFAQACVDAGLTFIGPTPAVIARMGSKTAARDAAIAAGAPVVPGTQTPVLADVPDAEVQRLADAVGYPLMVKAVAGGGGKGMREVRSAAALVDAVHTARSEALGAFGDAAVYFERRLLRPRHVEIQLLADQHGTVLPFVERECSVQRRHQKVIEESPAPRMSVELRARMAEAAASVARTVGYTNAGTIEFLVDAEDRFYFLEMNTRLQVEHPVTEMVTGVDLVQWQIRIARGERLTVPPEQALVPRGHAIECRVYAEDPDQRFMPRPGRITSLHVPGGPGIRDDGGVDVGFEVPIHYDSMISKLVAWGADREQARTRMLRALSEYHVGGIPTTLPFFRWMLEQPSFVRGELDTTMLDTELERRAGEPFAPAGDGHREAAVLAVAASAFLASQRPAAAAAQPRSSTRGGWAAAARQAALRK